In one window of Caenimonas aquaedulcis DNA:
- a CDS encoding helix-turn-helix transcriptional regulator: protein MRESELPELVDLLYEGILSAEGWSAALSRLAAVTSSQAASIVLWSRRTDQALVGDQVGLPPELMADYARHYHLLDPGRYHVDRIAVGDWYYDERELGPATMRRLPFYQEFLRKYELDSTMASPVMRTSAGLDGFLSLGSAAGRRNLPDVGRFLAPLMPHLQRAASLRVRLMELSQQVELQQEMLDRLSFPVAAVTANRAVLMANRRAQEWLRLPGNPLAASSPQAARVTAMLESACGVSGPRVAAGATVRKPAGGEYHLAAVPMPVRASEFVSPLSPVALLLVSDPDAERPHAGELFRQIFRLTPAEVRVLIPLQRGATLAETCAALHISVETGRAHLRNVFDKLGIRRQADIARVLGPIELLDPGP, encoded by the coding sequence ATGCGCGAATCCGAACTGCCGGAGCTGGTGGACCTGTTGTACGAAGGCATCCTGTCGGCCGAGGGCTGGTCCGCCGCGCTCTCCCGGCTGGCGGCCGTGACCTCCTCGCAGGCCGCATCCATCGTGCTGTGGAGCCGCCGCACCGACCAGGCGCTGGTCGGCGACCAGGTCGGCCTGCCCCCGGAACTCATGGCCGACTACGCGCGCCACTACCACCTGCTCGACCCCGGCCGCTACCACGTGGACCGCATCGCGGTCGGTGACTGGTACTACGACGAGCGCGAGCTCGGGCCCGCGACGATGCGCCGGCTGCCCTTCTACCAGGAGTTCCTTCGCAAGTACGAGCTCGATTCCACGATGGCATCGCCCGTGATGCGCACGTCGGCGGGCCTCGACGGCTTCCTGTCGCTCGGCAGCGCGGCGGGCCGGCGCAACCTGCCGGACGTCGGGCGCTTCCTTGCGCCGCTGATGCCGCACCTGCAGCGCGCGGCCAGCCTGCGCGTGCGCCTCATGGAGTTGTCGCAGCAGGTGGAACTGCAGCAGGAGATGCTGGACCGCCTGAGCTTTCCCGTGGCCGCCGTGACGGCGAACCGCGCGGTGCTCATGGCGAACCGGCGCGCGCAGGAGTGGCTGCGCCTGCCCGGCAATCCCCTGGCCGCCTCGTCGCCGCAGGCGGCGCGCGTGACGGCGATGCTGGAATCGGCGTGCGGCGTCTCGGGTCCGCGGGTGGCGGCGGGTGCGACGGTGCGCAAGCCGGCGGGTGGCGAGTACCACCTGGCCGCGGTGCCGATGCCGGTGCGCGCGAGCGAGTTCGTCTCGCCGCTGTCGCCCGTGGCGCTGCTGCTCGTGAGCGACCCGGATGCCGAGCGCCCGCATGCGGGCGAACTGTTCCGGCAGATCTTCCGGCTGACGCCGGCGGAGGTGCGCGTGCTCATCCCGCTGCAGCGCGGCGCGACGCTGGCGGAAACCTGCGCGGCGCTGCACATCTCGGTGGAGACGGGCCGCGCGCACCTGCGCAACGTATTCGACAAGCTGGGCATCCGCCGGCAGGCGGACATCGCGCGCGTGCTGGGGCCGATCGAGCTGCTCGACCCGGGCCCCTGA
- a CDS encoding universal stress protein yields MYQRILVTTDGSPLSKKAVRGAIGLAAALDAQLVALHVVPRYPMSYFEGGMTVSPDDVARTEKQWNERARAMVDAVAMQAEAANVASKGVVVQSDLVAEAIQSAAKKHKCDLIVMASHGRRGLKRLLLGSETQHVLTHGTIPVLVLR; encoded by the coding sequence ATGTACCAGAGAATCCTCGTGACGACGGACGGCAGCCCGCTGTCGAAGAAGGCCGTTCGCGGCGCCATCGGCCTGGCGGCCGCGCTCGACGCACAGCTCGTCGCCCTGCATGTCGTGCCCAGGTACCCGATGAGCTATTTCGAAGGCGGCATGACCGTGTCGCCCGACGACGTCGCCCGCACCGAAAAGCAGTGGAACGAACGGGCTCGCGCCATGGTGGACGCCGTCGCCATGCAGGCCGAGGCCGCCAACGTCGCGAGCAAGGGCGTGGTGGTGCAGTCCGACCTGGTGGCCGAGGCGATCCAGTCGGCGGCGAAGAAGCACAAGTGCGACCTGATCGTGATGGCCTCGCATGGCCGCCGGGGCCTGAAGCGCCTGCTGCTGGGCAGCGAGACGCAGCACGTGCTCACGCACGGCACGATCCCGGTGCTGGTGCTGCGCTGA
- a CDS encoding heavy metal translocating P-type ATPase, with amino-acid sequence MQSNWIALDDAREWEVFSRPLAGREGWRESWLAIEGMHCAGCTLAVEDALGRLPGVEGVRVNGAARTARIAWSPACVLPSRWMQALDAAGYGAVPAPDLLLAAPRGQAQRVLLWRWLVAGFCMMQVMMYAVPAYVAQPGDITPDIAGLLAWASWVLTLPVVLFSCRPFFSAAWRDMRSGRVGMDVPVALGVAVAFGASTMATFDPAGPWGREVWFDSVTMFVFFLLSGRLLEQRLRDRTAGALEALMRRMPQSVERRMADGSFERVAARRLAIGDVVRVLPGEAFPADGVVAEGESQVDEALLTGESQPLARRPGDEVIAGSHNLRTPLVVHVERLGAQTRYAEIVALMERASLEKPRAAQLADRIAGPFLLGVVVAAFAAAAWWWPVDPARALAVAIAVLIVTCPCALSLATPAATLAAAGALARRGVLVRRLGALEACASIDTVIFDKTGTLTQAGMALSATRCRDGIDAARALALAAALARHSLHPVSRAIVDAAGDDGARAENVEEVAGQGVQGTVVDGASRHLLKLGSAAFCGVPQPQAADGPQVHLADDAGWLASFGFEEALQPGAAAAVDALRAGGVRVELLSGDRPQAAAQLGRRIGIADARGGCLPQDKLAHLRAAQARGHRVAMVGDGFNDAPVLASADVSIAMGHAVPLAQAKCDFIVQGSRLAAVPALLRHARRVRAVVRQNLAWAAAYNIVCVPLAALGAMPPWLAGLGMAASSLLVVANSARLASFEAGA; translated from the coding sequence ATGCAAAGCAACTGGATCGCGCTGGACGACGCACGCGAGTGGGAGGTGTTCAGCCGCCCGCTCGCGGGCCGAGAAGGCTGGCGCGAGAGCTGGCTCGCCATCGAAGGCATGCATTGCGCCGGCTGCACGCTGGCGGTCGAGGATGCGCTCGGCCGCCTGCCCGGGGTCGAAGGCGTGCGCGTGAACGGCGCGGCACGCACCGCGCGCATCGCATGGTCGCCCGCCTGCGTGTTGCCCTCCCGCTGGATGCAGGCTCTCGATGCCGCGGGCTATGGCGCGGTGCCCGCGCCCGACCTGCTGCTGGCCGCGCCGCGCGGGCAGGCGCAGCGGGTGCTGCTGTGGCGCTGGCTCGTCGCGGGCTTTTGCATGATGCAGGTGATGATGTACGCCGTGCCCGCCTACGTGGCGCAGCCGGGGGACATCACGCCCGACATCGCCGGCCTGCTCGCCTGGGCGTCGTGGGTGCTGACCCTGCCGGTCGTATTGTTCTCGTGCCGTCCGTTTTTCTCGGCCGCGTGGCGCGACATGAGGTCGGGGCGCGTGGGCATGGACGTGCCGGTCGCGCTCGGCGTCGCGGTCGCGTTCGGCGCCAGCACGATGGCGACCTTCGATCCCGCGGGCCCGTGGGGGCGCGAGGTGTGGTTCGACTCGGTCACCATGTTCGTCTTCTTCCTGCTGTCCGGGCGCCTGCTGGAGCAGCGCCTGCGCGACCGTACGGCCGGCGCGCTGGAGGCGCTGATGCGCCGCATGCCGCAATCGGTGGAGCGGCGCATGGCGGACGGCAGCTTCGAGCGTGTCGCGGCGCGGCGCCTGGCCATCGGCGACGTGGTGCGCGTGCTGCCGGGCGAGGCGTTTCCCGCCGACGGTGTCGTGGCGGAAGGCGAAAGCCAGGTCGACGAGGCGCTGCTCACCGGCGAGTCGCAGCCGCTCGCGCGCCGCCCGGGCGACGAGGTGATCGCGGGCAGCCACAACCTGCGCACGCCGCTCGTCGTGCACGTGGAACGCCTCGGCGCACAGACCCGCTATGCGGAGATCGTCGCGCTGATGGAGCGCGCGTCGCTCGAGAAGCCGCGTGCCGCGCAGCTGGCGGACCGCATCGCCGGGCCGTTCCTGCTGGGTGTCGTCGTCGCGGCTTTCGCGGCTGCCGCGTGGTGGTGGCCGGTGGATCCCGCGCGCGCCCTGGCGGTGGCCATCGCGGTGCTGATCGTGACCTGCCCCTGCGCGCTCTCGCTCGCGACACCCGCTGCCACCCTGGCCGCCGCCGGCGCGCTTGCACGGCGCGGCGTGCTCGTGCGGCGCCTCGGCGCGCTGGAGGCGTGTGCCTCGATCGACACGGTGATCTTCGACAAGACCGGCACGCTCACGCAGGCCGGCATGGCGCTGTCGGCGACGCGCTGCCGGGATGGCATCGATGCCGCGCGGGCCCTCGCGCTCGCGGCGGCGCTGGCGCGGCACTCGTTGCATCCGGTGTCGCGCGCGATCGTCGATGCGGCCGGGGACGACGGCGCGCGGGCCGAAAACGTCGAGGAAGTGGCGGGGCAGGGCGTGCAGGGCACGGTGGTGGACGGTGCGAGCCGGCACCTGCTGAAGCTCGGCTCCGCCGCGTTCTGCGGGGTGCCGCAGCCGCAGGCAGCGGACGGCCCGCAAGTCCACCTCGCCGACGACGCCGGCTGGCTCGCGAGCTTCGGGTTCGAGGAAGCCCTGCAGCCCGGCGCCGCTGCCGCGGTCGATGCATTGCGGGCCGGTGGTGTCAGGGTGGAGTTGCTCTCCGGCGACAGGCCGCAAGCGGCGGCGCAACTGGGACGCCGCATCGGCATTGCCGATGCGCGGGGCGGCTGCCTGCCGCAGGACAAGCTCGCGCACCTGCGCGCGGCGCAGGCCCGGGGGCACCGCGTGGCCATGGTCGGCGACGGCTTCAACGACGCCCCCGTGCTCGCGAGCGCCGATGTCTCGATCGCGATGGGCCATGCCGTGCCGCTCGCGCAGGCGAAGTGCGACTTCATCGTGCAGGGCAGCCGTCTCGCGGCCGTGCCCGCGCTGCTGCGGCACGCGCGGCGCGTGCGCGCCGTCGTGCGCCAGAACCTGGCCTGGGCGGCCGCCTACAACATCGTCTGCGTGCCGCTGGCCGCGCTGGGTGCGATGCCGCCCTGGCTCGCGGGCCTCGGCATGGCCGCGAGTTCGCTGCTGGTGGTGGCGAATTCGGCTCGCCTGGCATCGTTCGAGGCGGGGGCCTGA
- the ccoS gene encoding cbb3-type cytochrome oxidase assembly protein CcoS — protein sequence MDILFVLVPLSVVLALAILVALAWAVWRGQFESVDAEGERILHPD from the coding sequence ATGGACATCCTGTTCGTGCTCGTCCCGCTGTCCGTGGTGCTCGCGCTCGCGATCCTCGTGGCGCTGGCCTGGGCCGTCTGGCGCGGGCAGTTCGAATCCGTCGACGCGGAAGGCGAGCGCATTCTGCATCCGGATTGA
- the ccoN gene encoding cytochrome-c oxidase, cbb3-type subunit I: protein MTAQAIQPAALYNDTAVRQFSLMAIVWGVVGMTVGLFIAAQLAWPELNFGIPWLSYGRLRPLHTNAVIFAFGGCALMATSYYVVQRTGQVALFMPRLASFHFWTWQAVIVAAAISLPLGYTQGKEYAELEWPIDILITISWVCYAIVFFGTIGIRRIRHIYVANWFYGSFILAVAILHLVNSAAIPAGFTKSYSAYAGVQDAMIQWWYGHNAVGFFLTAGFLGMMYYFIPKQAERPVYSYRLSIVHFWALIFTYMWAGPHHLHYTALPDWTQSIGMVFSLILLAPSWGGMINGVMTLSGAWHKLRDDPILRFLIVSLSFYGMSTFEGPMMSIKTVNALSHYTDWTVGHVHSGALGWVGLISMGSLYYLIPRLFGRKQMYSVPAIELHFWMATVGIVLYIAAMWIAGVMQGLMWRGVNGDGTLTYTFVESVKATYPFYVVRVAGGALYLGGMLVMAWNTWMTVGLGRSVRVPVPAVATA, encoded by the coding sequence ATGACAGCACAAGCAATCCAGCCGGCGGCCCTGTACAACGACACAGCGGTCCGGCAGTTCTCCCTGATGGCGATCGTCTGGGGCGTGGTCGGGATGACCGTCGGCCTGTTCATCGCCGCGCAGCTCGCGTGGCCGGAGCTGAACTTCGGCATCCCCTGGCTCAGTTACGGACGGCTGCGGCCCCTGCACACCAACGCGGTGATCTTCGCGTTCGGCGGCTGCGCGCTCATGGCGACGAGCTACTACGTCGTGCAACGCACCGGGCAGGTCGCGCTCTTCATGCCCCGGCTCGCGTCGTTCCACTTCTGGACCTGGCAGGCGGTGATCGTCGCGGCCGCCATCAGCCTGCCGCTCGGCTACACGCAGGGCAAGGAATATGCGGAGCTGGAGTGGCCGATCGACATCCTCATCACGATCTCCTGGGTCTGCTACGCGATCGTGTTCTTCGGCACCATCGGCATCCGCAGGATCCGCCACATCTACGTGGCCAACTGGTTCTACGGCTCCTTCATCCTCGCGGTGGCGATCCTGCACCTGGTCAACAGCGCCGCCATCCCCGCGGGCTTCACCAAGTCCTACTCGGCCTACGCGGGCGTGCAGGACGCGATGATCCAGTGGTGGTACGGCCACAACGCGGTGGGCTTCTTCCTCACCGCGGGCTTCCTCGGGATGATGTATTACTTCATCCCCAAGCAGGCCGAGCGCCCGGTCTACAGCTACCGGCTGTCCATCGTCCACTTCTGGGCGCTGATCTTCACCTACATGTGGGCGGGCCCGCACCACCTGCACTACACCGCGCTGCCGGACTGGACGCAATCCATCGGCATGGTGTTCTCCCTCATCCTGCTCGCGCCGAGCTGGGGCGGCATGATCAACGGCGTGATGACGCTGTCGGGCGCCTGGCACAAGCTGCGCGACGACCCCATCCTGCGCTTCCTCATCGTGTCGCTCTCCTTCTACGGCATGAGCACCTTCGAGGGCCCGATGATGTCCATCAAGACCGTCAACGCGCTGTCCCACTACACGGACTGGACCGTCGGCCACGTGCACTCCGGCGCGCTGGGCTGGGTCGGCCTCATCTCGATGGGCTCGCTCTACTACCTGATCCCGCGCCTCTTCGGCCGCAAGCAGATGTACTCCGTGCCGGCCATCGAGCTGCACTTCTGGATGGCGACCGTCGGCATCGTGCTGTACATCGCCGCCATGTGGATCGCCGGCGTGATGCAGGGCCTCATGTGGCGCGGCGTCAACGGCGACGGCACGCTCACCTACACCTTCGTCGAATCCGTGAAGGCCACCTATCCCTTCTATGTGGTGCGCGTCGCCGGCGGCGCGCTGTACCTGGGCGGCATGCTGGTGATGGCCTGGAACACCTGGATGACCGTGGGCCTCGGCCGCTCCGTGCGGGTGCCCGTGCCGGCCGTCGCCACCGCCTGA
- the ccoO gene encoding cytochrome-c oxidase, cbb3-type subunit II, translating to MSELQTSPGFTHEKVETNNFLMIVLILLVVAVGGLVEIVPLFFQTSTTQPVPGVVPLTPLQLAGRDIYVREGCYNCHSQMIRPFRAETLRYGHYSVAGEFVYDHPFQWGSKRTGPDLHRVGGKYSDDWHRIHLNNPRDVVPESNMPAYPWLEKAQVDDTEIASHMRALRRVGVPYTDAQIAAAPAQVKGRTDMDALVAYLQSLGLALK from the coding sequence ATGAGCGAACTGCAGACTTCCCCCGGCTTCACCCACGAGAAGGTGGAGACCAACAACTTCCTGATGATCGTGCTCATCCTGCTGGTGGTCGCCGTCGGCGGCCTGGTGGAGATCGTGCCGCTCTTCTTCCAGACTTCGACGACGCAGCCGGTGCCCGGCGTGGTGCCGCTCACCCCGCTGCAACTCGCGGGCCGCGACATCTACGTGCGCGAGGGCTGCTACAACTGCCACTCGCAGATGATCCGGCCCTTCCGCGCCGAGACCCTGCGCTACGGCCACTACTCCGTCGCCGGCGAATTCGTCTACGACCACCCGTTCCAGTGGGGCAGCAAGCGCACCGGCCCCGACCTGCACCGCGTGGGCGGCAAGTACAGCGACGACTGGCACCGCATCCACCTGAACAACCCGCGCGACGTCGTGCCGGAATCGAACATGCCCGCCTACCCCTGGCTCGAGAAGGCCCAGGTGGACGACACGGAGATCGCCTCGCACATGCGCGCGCTGCGCCGCGTGGGCGTGCCCTACACCGACGCGCAGATCGCCGCGGCGCCCGCGCAGGTGAAGGGCAGGACGGACATGGACGCGCTCGTGGCCTACCTGCAGTCCCTGGGCCTGGCCCTGAAGTGA
- a CDS encoding cbb3-type cytochrome oxidase subunit 3: MDVTTLRILATLLCFATFLGILAWAYSHRNRARFDEDARIPFQQD, encoded by the coding sequence ATGGACGTCACCACCTTGCGCATCCTCGCGACGCTGCTGTGCTTCGCGACCTTCCTGGGCATCCTCGCCTGGGCCTATTCCCATCGCAACCGCGCGCGATTCGACGAGGACGCGCGCATTCCCTTCCAACAGGACTGA
- the ccoP gene encoding cytochrome-c oxidase, cbb3-type subunit III, whose amino-acid sequence MSDFNGNFWSIYVAALTLVSVAACLLLLWITARKKVQPRADNSTGHVWDEDLREMDNPMPRWWMWLFVATIVFGLLYLAAYPGLGSYEGQLAWTTRGEHANEMAQAEKELAPLYAQFTARKPEELAGDTNAMAIGERLFMNNCAQCHGSDARGSKGFPNLADTDWLHGGSPDKIKETITGGRHAQMPAMAAAVGSSDDVKNVANYVLSLSNSPHDSVRAQLGKSKFTACAACHGADGKGNQAIGAPNLTDDVWLHGWGEQAIVSMINNGKVNDMPAQSGKLTEAQIHVLTAYVWAFSNKPVSKP is encoded by the coding sequence ATGAGCGATTTCAACGGCAATTTCTGGTCGATCTACGTCGCGGCGCTGACGCTGGTCAGCGTGGCCGCGTGCCTCCTGCTGCTGTGGATCACGGCGCGCAAGAAGGTCCAGCCGCGCGCGGACAACAGCACGGGCCACGTGTGGGACGAAGACCTGCGCGAGATGGACAACCCCATGCCGCGCTGGTGGATGTGGCTGTTCGTCGCGACCATCGTGTTCGGGCTGCTCTACCTCGCGGCCTATCCGGGCCTGGGCTCGTACGAGGGCCAGCTCGCCTGGACCACGCGCGGCGAACACGCGAACGAGATGGCCCAGGCCGAGAAGGAGCTCGCGCCGCTCTACGCGCAGTTCACCGCGAGGAAGCCGGAGGAACTCGCGGGCGACACCAATGCCATGGCGATCGGCGAGCGCCTCTTCATGAACAACTGCGCGCAGTGCCACGGCTCGGATGCGCGGGGCAGCAAGGGCTTCCCCAACCTGGCCGACACGGACTGGCTGCACGGCGGCTCGCCGGACAAGATCAAGGAAACGATCACCGGCGGCCGGCACGCGCAGATGCCGGCGATGGCGGCCGCGGTGGGCTCGTCGGACGACGTGAAGAACGTCGCCAACTACGTGCTCAGCCTGTCGAACAGCCCGCACGACTCGGTGCGCGCGCAGCTGGGCAAGTCGAAGTTCACGGCGTGCGCGGCCTGCCACGGCGCCGACGGCAAGGGCAACCAGGCCATCGGCGCGCCCAACCTCACCGACGACGTGTGGCTGCACGGCTGGGGCGAGCAGGCGATCGTCTCGATGATCAACAACGGCAAGGTCAACGACATGCCCGCCCAGTCGGGCAAGCTCACCGAAGCGCAGATCCACGTGCTGACCGCCTACGTGTGGGCCTTCTCGAACAAGCCCGTGAGCAAGCCCTGA
- a CDS encoding TetR/AcrR family transcriptional regulator: MEKRKYTQVRRAEQQDDTRRRIVEATMALHEEIGPRRTTISAIAERAGVQRLTVYRHFPDEAAVIHACSSTWFGQNPPPPLPAEGSGGTVDEALRDALQALYAYHRRTRRMWDAVLRDAGEVEALREPLAQAAAYFASYGDALLRKLHPRGEPGREARAAVALAVNFATWSTLADAGLADKAIARLMADWLGVACAR; the protein is encoded by the coding sequence ATGGAAAAACGAAAGTACACGCAGGTCCGCCGTGCCGAGCAGCAGGACGACACGCGGCGCCGGATCGTGGAGGCGACGATGGCGCTGCACGAGGAGATCGGGCCGCGCCGCACCACGATCAGCGCGATCGCCGAACGCGCCGGCGTCCAGCGGCTCACGGTGTACCGGCACTTCCCCGACGAGGCGGCGGTGATTCACGCCTGCAGCTCGACCTGGTTCGGCCAGAACCCGCCCCCGCCGCTCCCGGCCGAAGGCTCAGGCGGCACCGTCGACGAAGCGCTGCGCGATGCCCTGCAGGCGCTCTACGCCTACCACCGCCGCACGCGGCGCATGTGGGATGCGGTCCTGCGCGACGCGGGCGAAGTGGAGGCGCTGCGCGAACCCCTCGCGCAGGCCGCGGCGTACTTCGCGTCCTATGGCGACGCGCTGCTGCGCAAGCTGCATCCCCGAGGCGAACCCGGCCGCGAAGCGCGCGCGGCCGTCGCGCTGGCGGTGAATTTCGCCACCTGGTCGACGCTCGCGGACGCGGGGCTGGCGGACAAGGCGATCGCCCGCCTGATGGCGGACTGGCTCGGCGTCGCCTGCGCGCGCTGA
- a CDS encoding MBL fold metallo-hydrolase — MHAPVLHAPRAVAADTSLIASWLPLPGLGLIPCNSFVIRSAQPVLVDTGVAGLRGDFLAALGEAVDPADLRWIWIPHMDADHIGNLAAVLELAPKARVVTNYLGMGKMGLLGLPQDRAYLLNPGQALDVGDRKLRALRPPSWDAPETTALFDERTRAFFCVDAFGAIHQEPSESAAAIPAGSLAEGMALWTSVDQHWLGRVDRSKFDRALGEVDALRPDVILGSHLPPASGITQRLLRSLRDSADVPAFVGPDQAALEAMMSA; from the coding sequence ATGCACGCTCCCGTCCTGCACGCGCCTCGCGCGGTCGCCGCGGATACCTCCCTCATCGCCTCCTGGCTGCCCCTGCCGGGGCTGGGCCTCATCCCCTGCAACAGCTTCGTCATCCGCTCGGCCCAGCCCGTGCTGGTGGACACCGGCGTGGCCGGCCTGCGCGGCGATTTCCTCGCGGCCCTCGGCGAGGCCGTGGACCCGGCCGACCTGCGCTGGATCTGGATCCCGCACATGGACGCCGACCACATCGGCAACCTGGCCGCGGTGCTCGAACTCGCGCCGAAGGCGCGCGTCGTGACCAATTACCTGGGCATGGGCAAGATGGGCCTCCTGGGCCTGCCGCAGGATCGCGCCTACCTGCTCAACCCCGGCCAGGCCCTGGACGTGGGCGACCGCAAGCTGCGTGCGCTGCGCCCGCCGAGCTGGGACGCGCCGGAGACCACCGCGCTCTTCGACGAGCGCACGCGCGCCTTCTTCTGCGTCGACGCGTTCGGCGCCATCCACCAGGAGCCCTCCGAAAGCGCCGCGGCGATCCCCGCCGGCTCGCTGGCCGAAGGGATGGCGCTGTGGACCAGTGTCGACCAGCACTGGCTCGGCCGGGTGGACCGCTCCAAGTTCGATCGCGCCCTCGGCGAGGTCGACGCGCTGCGCCCGGACGTCATCCTCGGCTCCCACCTGCCGCCCGCGTCCGGCATCACGCAGCGGCTGCTGCGCTCGCTGCGCGACTCCGCCGACGTGCCGGCGTTCGTGGGGCCCGACCAGGCCGCGCTGGAAGCCATGATGTCGGCCTGA
- the ccoG gene encoding cytochrome c oxidase accessory protein CcoG: protein MKVIPIVPFLGDAGDGSLYEAQKKIYPRKVTGRFARWRWAFVWLTQLVFYGLPWLEWGQRQAVLFDLGARRFYILGYVLYPQDFIYLTAILVISALSLFLFTAVAGRLWCGFTCPQTVYTEMFLWIERKVEGDRTVRMKLDAGPMTLEKFVRKWFKHILWIGLAMWTGFTFVGYFTPIRELGLEFLQTRMGSWEVFWVFFYGFATYGNAGFLREQVCKYMCPYARFQSAMFDKDTLIVSYDAARGEPRGSRSRKADLSTLALGACVDCDLCVHVCPTGIDIRKGLQYECIGCGGCVDVCNGVMDKMGYERGLIRFTTQNALAGHWDQRAILRRVLRPRVLVYTTILVALCIAVLWSLAMRTPLRVDVVRDRGALSRIVAGGRLENVYRLQVMNATEQPQRYTISAGGLPGLAVASEPSVEVGPAESRWVAVRLQVPYGSAPPGSHPIHFEVAAASGADHVSEKSAFLVPR, encoded by the coding sequence GTGAAAGTCATTCCCATCGTTCCCTTCCTGGGCGACGCCGGCGACGGCTCGCTCTACGAAGCGCAGAAGAAAATCTATCCCCGCAAGGTCACGGGCCGCTTCGCGCGCTGGCGCTGGGCCTTCGTCTGGCTCACCCAGCTCGTGTTCTACGGCCTGCCGTGGCTCGAGTGGGGCCAGCGCCAGGCCGTGCTGTTCGACCTGGGCGCGCGGCGCTTCTACATCCTCGGCTACGTGCTGTACCCGCAGGACTTCATCTACCTCACGGCCATCCTCGTCATCAGCGCGCTGTCGCTCTTCCTCTTCACCGCGGTGGCGGGTCGGCTGTGGTGCGGCTTCACCTGCCCGCAGACCGTCTACACGGAGATGTTCCTGTGGATCGAGCGCAAGGTCGAAGGCGACCGCACGGTGAGGATGAAGCTCGATGCCGGGCCCATGACCCTGGAGAAATTCGTCAGGAAGTGGTTCAAGCACATCCTGTGGATCGGCCTGGCGATGTGGACGGGCTTCACCTTCGTCGGCTACTTCACGCCGATCCGCGAGCTGGGCCTGGAATTCCTGCAGACGCGCATGGGCTCCTGGGAAGTGTTCTGGGTCTTCTTCTACGGCTTCGCCACCTACGGCAACGCCGGCTTCCTGCGCGAGCAGGTGTGCAAGTACATGTGCCCCTACGCGCGCTTCCAGAGCGCGATGTTCGACAAGGACACGCTGATCGTGAGCTACGACGCCGCGCGCGGGGAGCCGCGCGGCTCGCGCTCGCGCAAGGCGGACCTGTCCACGCTCGCGCTCGGCGCCTGCGTGGATTGCGACCTGTGCGTGCACGTGTGCCCGACTGGCATCGACATCCGCAAGGGGCTGCAGTACGAATGCATCGGCTGCGGCGGCTGCGTGGACGTGTGCAACGGCGTCATGGACAAGATGGGCTACGAGCGCGGCCTCATCCGCTTCACCACGCAGAACGCGCTCGCCGGGCACTGGGACCAGCGCGCGATCCTGCGGCGGGTGCTCCGGCCGCGCGTGCTCGTGTACACCACCATCCTGGTCGCGCTCTGCATCGCGGTTCTCTGGAGCCTGGCCATGCGCACGCCGCTGCGCGTGGACGTGGTGCGCGACCGCGGCGCGCTGTCGCGCATCGTCGCGGGCGGCAGGCTGGAGAACGTGTACCGGCTGCAGGTGATGAACGCGACCGAGCAGCCGCAGCGCTACACCATCTCCGCGGGCGGCCTGCCCGGCCTGGCCGTCGCCTCCGAGCCTTCGGTCGAGGTCGGGCCCGCCGAATCGCGCTGGGTCGCGGTGCGGCTGCAGGTGCCCTACGGCAGCGCGCCGCCCGGCTCGCACCCCATCCATTTCGAGGTGGCCGCCGCGTCCGGCGCCGACCACGTGAGCGAGAAGTCGGCATTCCTGGTGCCGCGTTGA
- a CDS encoding FixH family protein: MKTEADESNAPWWTYGHVWLVIAGPAAVVVAALATAWIAMRSADPVLAEDYYRRGLQLSRPAPADKALMPALQGRNHAATPAKER, from the coding sequence ATGAAGACCGAAGCGGACGAGTCGAACGCGCCCTGGTGGACCTACGGCCACGTCTGGCTGGTCATCGCGGGGCCCGCCGCGGTGGTGGTGGCCGCGCTCGCGACCGCCTGGATCGCGATGCGCAGCGCCGACCCCGTGCTGGCCGAGGACTACTACCGCCGCGGCCTGCAACTGTCGCGCCCCGCGCCGGCCGACAAGGCGCTCATGCCGGCGCTGCAGGGGCGCAACCACGCCGCGACCCCGGCGAAGGAGCGATGA